The following proteins come from a genomic window of Microbacterium lemovicicum:
- a CDS encoding MalY/PatB family protein yields the protein MSHTLDFDAVGIDALRAGGGMKWSLFPDKIGAFVAEMDFGTAPAITAALHAAIDAGALGYLPSALAAEMSAATAAWHRDRYGWTVDPAHIHPIADVIKGLEVAIEHYSAPGTAVILPTPSYMPFLTVPLTMGREIIQVPLVEGEHGSTLDLDGIDRAFASGAGMMILCNPYNPVGRVFTRDELTALSLVVERHGGRVFSDEIHAPLVYAGSAHVPYASVSPTTAAHTVTATSASKAWNLPGLKTAQLIISNPDDAAVWERIGPMASHGASTLGVIANTVAYAEGGAWLDGVIDYLDGNRRFLGEALAAELPGMGYRAPQGTYISWLDARGLGLDAAPAAFFRDHAGVALTEGSDCGPAGTGFLRFVFATPRPIIARAVEQMGAAYRGRAQQRASLQQ from the coding sequence ATGTCGCACACCCTCGACTTCGACGCGGTCGGCATCGACGCGCTCCGTGCCGGGGGCGGCATGAAGTGGTCGCTTTTCCCTGACAAGATCGGCGCCTTCGTGGCCGAGATGGACTTCGGCACGGCGCCGGCCATCACCGCCGCGCTGCACGCCGCCATCGACGCGGGAGCGCTCGGCTACCTGCCGTCGGCGCTGGCCGCGGAGATGTCCGCCGCCACGGCCGCGTGGCACCGCGACCGGTACGGCTGGACCGTCGATCCCGCCCACATCCACCCGATCGCCGACGTCATCAAGGGTCTCGAGGTCGCGATCGAGCACTACAGCGCGCCGGGCACCGCCGTCATCCTCCCGACCCCGTCGTACATGCCGTTCCTCACCGTGCCGCTGACGATGGGCCGCGAGATCATCCAGGTGCCGCTCGTCGAGGGCGAGCACGGCTCCACGCTCGACCTCGACGGCATCGACCGCGCCTTCGCCTCCGGCGCCGGCATGATGATCCTCTGCAACCCCTACAACCCGGTGGGTCGCGTCTTCACCCGCGACGAGCTGACGGCACTGTCGCTCGTCGTGGAGCGGCACGGCGGCCGTGTCTTCTCCGACGAGATCCACGCGCCGCTGGTCTACGCCGGCTCCGCGCACGTGCCCTACGCGTCGGTGTCGCCCACGACGGCGGCGCACACGGTCACCGCGACCTCGGCCTCGAAGGCCTGGAACCTGCCCGGCCTCAAGACCGCGCAGCTGATCATCAGCAACCCCGACGACGCCGCCGTGTGGGAGCGCATCGGCCCGATGGCCTCCCACGGCGCCAGCACGCTCGGCGTCATCGCCAACACCGTCGCCTACGCCGAGGGCGGCGCCTGGCTCGACGGTGTGATCGACTACCTCGACGGCAACCGGCGCTTCCTCGGTGAGGCGCTCGCCGCCGAGCTCCCCGGCATGGGCTACCGGGCCCCGCAGGGCACCTACATCAGCTGGCTCGACGCGCGAGGACTGGGATTGGATGCCGCGCCCGCCGCCTTCTTCCGCGACCACGCCGGCGTCGCACTCACCGAGGGCAGCGACTGCGGACCGGCCGGCACGGGCTTC
- a CDS encoding SDR family NAD(P)-dependent oxidoreductase gives MRGVLVTGAARGIGAAVARRFADAGDRVAVHYGSSRDDAEALVAALPGSGHVALGADLGDPAVCRRLVQDAIAALGSVDVLVCNAGVAPTATNRHVAGEASDQDWDAAWHEMTQVNLIGPAALAHAVAGHLIARGASGAIVNVGSRGAYRGEPEYPAYGATKAALHAMGQSLAVSLAPHGISVTSVAPGFIATERQAETLSGARGQDIRAQSPWGRVGTPDEIAAAVEWLASPEARWCSGAVLDANGASYLR, from the coding sequence GTGAGGGGCGTCCTGGTCACGGGCGCGGCCCGCGGCATCGGGGCCGCGGTCGCCCGGCGCTTCGCAGACGCAGGCGACCGGGTCGCCGTGCACTACGGCTCGTCGCGGGATGACGCCGAGGCGCTGGTCGCCGCGCTCCCCGGGAGCGGCCACGTCGCCCTCGGTGCCGACCTGGGTGATCCCGCCGTCTGCCGCCGGCTCGTCCAGGACGCGATCGCGGCGCTGGGATCGGTGGACGTGCTGGTCTGCAACGCCGGGGTCGCGCCGACCGCGACGAACCGGCACGTCGCCGGCGAAGCATCCGATCAGGACTGGGATGCCGCGTGGCACGAGATGACGCAGGTGAACCTCATCGGGCCGGCGGCTCTGGCGCACGCCGTCGCAGGTCACCTCATCGCCCGCGGCGCGTCGGGCGCGATCGTCAACGTCGGTTCGCGCGGCGCCTACCGCGGGGAGCCGGAGTACCCGGCCTACGGCGCGACGAAGGCGGCGCTGCACGCCATGGGGCAGTCGCTCGCCGTCTCGCTCGCGCCGCACGGCATCTCGGTGACCTCGGTCGCGCCCGGGTTCATCGCGACCGAGCGTCAGGCCGAGACGCTGTCGGGCGCCCGCGGGCAGGACATCCGCGCGCAGAGCCCGTGGGGACGCGTCGGCACGCCCGACGAGATCGCCGCCGCGGTCGAATGGCTCGCCTCGCCCGAGGCGCGCTGGTGCTCCGGCGCCGTGC